GTAGTAGGCCAATGGCCGTTTGACTGTCTGTGCCGCGTTGTGAATCAAAATGTCCAAATGTGACTGCGAAGAAATCATTGCATCAGCAAATGTTTCTACAGAGGTGAGATTGCGTAAGTCCAGTTGGTGAATCTCAAGGCGATTCCGCCAATCCTCGAAGTCGGGTTCCTGTTGAAATCTTCTTGCTGCGTCAACCGGGAAACGGGTTGTCGTGACAACTGCGGCATCGTCACGTAGTAACTTCAGAACAGTCTGGTAACCAATCTTTATGCGGCCACCGGTGACTAAAGCAATTCGACCATTCAGGTTCACCCGTTCATTTCGTTTCTGCCAGTTCAACTCGGCACAACCGGGGCACAATCGATGGTAGAAATGGTGAAGCTGCGTGTATGGGGTCTTGCAGATATAGCACGAATGCGGCCGGATTCGCTTCGCTGGCTCTGGAGACGGAAGACCTGAATCCGCCAGCTCCTTGAAAGGCGAATGAGGTATCAGCTGCCGCACGATGGTGGTTGATTCAATCGCCCTGCGGTCAGCTGCGGCGATTTGCCTCTGTCGTTGCTGCTTTTTTTGCTTTTTTGCGGTGCGATGTATTTTCGTGATCAGACTCTTGAAGCGGTCCTGATCGTCTACCAGTTCGGGAGCCTCGGAGATTGTCTGCAGTACATCCAGGCAGGTTAGAAATGCTTGTTCGGTGAAAGGCAATTCCGATGGAGTCGGAAGGGATTGAACCTCCGCCTCCGTTAGTTGGGACCGATCTGCTTCCACGATACCACGACTCCGCTCTGACATTCGCTGCGAGCACTTGCAGGCTGCGGGTGATTCAGCCCGGTCAGGTCTTCGCCGGGAGGGCACCCTTGCATTCCGTCAAACAGTGCAGATTTCCGGTACTTCATTTCAGCCAAACAGTATATAGACATGGCAACGCAAAGACCTGAAAATGCATCGAAGAAGATTCGAACTTCTATCTCGCGACAAGCAGTCGCGCGCCCTTCCAGTTGGACCATCGATGCATCGGATAGTGTGATAGTGTAGCGAACCCGTTGTGGGGAACTATTCAGCGACACGGATGCTGACGAATTGGTTCGCTGTCAGGCTTTCGCAGTTCCTGCCAGATGGTATTTCTCGCGTACAGCAAGTGATGAAATCACCTGACGATCGCTCTGAGTTCTCTTCCAATCCGTTGTGGCGACAATTTGCAGGTTGTGTTCAGGAGAACTTTGATCAATTCTCCCTCGCATTACGGAGCTGAAACGGCCGTGTCATCGCTGTTCAGCGCGAGACAGATCAATCGATCCCCCTGACGCAGCAAGAGAGAATCTCTGACAACCACGGCGGCATAAAGTACCGGGGCTTTGCTGCCCGGAGGCCCGCTATTTGTTGGTGAGCCAGCGGCAGGGACAGGATCCTTCTTGTCTTTCGCAGCGACGGGAATGGGGTCCAGCGTCGTCACAGTGAGGTCTGATTTCAGGCCGTTGACGACGTCGATCTTTCCATCACGAGCCGGAACCAACACGCTACCGTTGCAAAGTCCGATTGCGGTTGCCCATGAACTTCCGGACAAACGTTTCGCAAACAATTCATCTCCGGCAGCGGCTTCCAGTCCGTAAAGCACGCCTTCGCGATTCACAAACAAGGCGACTCCTTCATGTACAATCGGCGATGCAAAACTGCTGGTCGCTCTCCTGGCTCGCCAGACATAATCGGCTTTCCAAATACCATCAGCGGTGCGCGAAATCTGCACCATTCCATTTGATTCCGCAGCTCGACCGCTACCGCTTTCACCTCGCCCCACCGTCGCGCCAATCAGGAATTTTCCGTCACCCAGTGGCATGGGAGTTGGCGTGGAATTTCCGGTCAGTTCTTCCAGCTTCCACAGTTGGCTGCCGTCAGTCGGATCAAGACCCATCAGGGAACCACTGGCACTCAAGACCAAATGTTGACCGCCGTCAACCGGGACCAGACGCGGACTTGCCCAGCTTGTGGCACCGACTCCGGGGACTTTCCACCTGGTCTCACCGCTGGATTTTTTCAGGCAGACGACATACGGCTCTTCAGAACGTTCCATCCAGATAAAGACGTGGTCGGCTGATTGTTCCACCGATGCTGCTAATCCATGGCGAGCGACAATGGCGCCATAGTCGACCACCAGATTGCGTTCCCATCGGATCTTGCCATCGTGAGTTAACGCGACCAGATTACCACCTTCGAACAGACAGATGACTCCTGCGTCATCGGCCGCCGGACTTGGGGCTGCTCTGCTGACGTATTCGTTGTTTTCGTGAGGCGTAGCGTTGGAAATCGCATGCCGCCAGAGTTGCTTTCCATCTGTTAACGAATAGGCAGCGACATGGCAGGTGTCTTTGTTGCCGCCTTCAATGCTGGTCACGTAAATGTGGCTGTGCCAGACGACTGGAGTCGACTGGCCATAACCAGCGAGTTCCACAGTCCAGCGTGGTTTTGTGCCGGCCGTCGGAGCCGTTGTGTCCAGCGAAACCTGCCCGCCGTTTTGGAACGAAGCCCACGAATCGTGCGCCAAGGCGGGCCTTGCGAACACCTCGAGCGAAAGCAAAACGCCGAGTCCCAGTGTGATGAGTCTTTTCATAACAGGTTTTCGTTGAAAGATACTGCACGTCACGAAAGTAAAACGAGATCGATTAACCTGACGCCGCAGGTGAGGCCTGTCCAGCCTGACTTATTCTGCCCGCGGCCTGAATTGAGTCGGAGTAAACAGAATCACTCATTTGGCACCGAGTAAAGTATAAACTGCGCCTACGGCATCAGGTTAAACATCAAAAACGGACCAGCACCCTGTTGAAAAATGGGACCGGCTCGACAGGAGACCTCAAAACGCGACGGTTTTCAGCCGTCCTGCGTGCCTGTCCCGGTTTTTCAACGGACAGATAGGTTAGGGCGTTGAGCCCCGCCGTGGTGTTATGACTGAGGTTGAGTGCTGATGACTTCCACTTCTTCGTATTTGCCGACGCTCATATTGGAACCGCCGATAACAATCAGGTGCTGATCATCCAGTGGAAGCAGACGGTGGAAGAAACGACCCGTGGGAGTCTTCGCGATCACATCCCATTTCGTCCCGTCTTCGCTGAGCCTCTGCAACGTCCCCTGCACTGTCGTCACGTATAAGTATCCGCCAGTGGCGAAGGCGGATGCTCCGAAACCGGTCATCATGCCGCCCGACATGTTGCGACGCCGGCCGGAAGTGTTGTCTGATTCTTCGCCGGAGGATTCACTTTCGGGATGGGCTTCTTCCTGTACAACGAGAGCCGGCCCTTCGCTCCACGTATCGGAAGCAGGATCATAGATGGCTGACTTTGTCGTCGGCCCCCCTTCGCGCTGCATGCCACCTATGGCGTACAGCCGACCATTATGAGCGGCTGTTGCGAGAGCTCGACGCTGAAATGGCGGCGATGCAATGGGTTGCCAGTGAAGAGGCTGCTGAGTCAGATTCATCTTCCAGGCAGTTGTATGCCAGACGGAATTGCCTTCGCCTTTCATTGCCCAGCCGCCGACCACGTAGATGCTGTCACCGACAACGGCTGCGTCATGAGATGATCTGCGTTCCGGCAGAGCCGGAAGTTCGTGCCACTGGCCGTCGACGGGATCAAAGCAGGACACGTCACTTTGGGACCAAAGGTCATGCTCTTCGCCTTCCTCGTTCATTGCTGAAAAGCCACCGACGCGATACAGCCGGTTATCATGGGCCACCAGAGCCAGTCCCTGAAGTCCGGGACCTTCGGCAAGTGATTCCCATTCGCCCGATTTCAGGCTCAGCTTCATCAGCCGGTTACCCTGCTCCCCGCTGGAATAGGAATGTGCACCTCCGGTGTGCCCACCGTATGTGTAAACCGCGTCGTTCAGGGTGGCTGCTCCAAAGCTTGTCACGGGCTGAGGCAGGTCCTGAAGACGTACTGCCTGAATCGGCTGATTAGTCGTGGGAACGTGCAGAGACACCGTCGAATAGTGGCGCGTTTCCGGATAAGCCTTGCCGTTCAGTTCCCCGGCAACACTTTCCACAAATTTGGCTCGCAGCGAATACACTCCGGCATCCGCAACATCAAACATCGCCCGTCCCTGATCGTTAGTCGTCGCGTTGACATCTTCCGCTCCTGGTCGAGCCACCGTCAGTTCTGCATTGGCCACGGGCTTTTCGCGAAAGGTGACTGTTACCGCAATCTGCGAACCCTGCAGTTCAGGAACCACGTCCAGGACCAGGTTGTCACTCGTGACACAGGACTTCCATTCGGCGGCACCGGCTTTGGGCCCCGTCTTGGCGTAGTAAAGCAGGCGGAACTTTGCGTCGCCGCGATCCATCACACCCAGATCATGAGACGCGATATACACGCCGCCTTCGATGCATGAGGCGAAGATTTGTTCGTCGGTCTTTGTCAGTGGGACGGCTTCGGCGGCCGCCGTTCCGACAATTCGGTGAACGACCACCCCGCTCACTCGGGAAAGATATTCGGCATTGTCGTCGTGAGCGTCTTCGCCAAAGTACACGCAGACTCGCGGCTGGCCGTCAACCTGAGTCGGTACCAGCCACACAAAATGAGCGTTCGCGGTCAGGGGCATCGCAACGAGTGCAATTGCGGCTCGCATGCACCATGTCTTCAGACAGTTGATCATTGGGGTCTCCTGAGTTTTCGATGAATCGAGTTTGTGTTGTTTGTACATGTGAAAGCTCCGTGTTGAATCCGTTACCGACGGGCCACGGCTGTTCTGTGTCCAGTGTGTGAATCGGTCTTGCCTGTCGGCCATGGGCGAGACGGTCTGTCTCGGAATCGTTGTCCGACGGTTCGGTCACCTCCGTCGGGGCAGTTTCAGGTCGAACGCCAGCTCATTCTTTGTTCCTTCAGTAATGCTGGCCTTCAACTGACTGATTGTGTTGTAAATGGGGGGCACTACAACGACGTTCAACCGATGAGGATTCTTTGCCAGACTGTCAACCATCTGCTCATCATCAAAAGCCGGACCGCATGTCGACTGAATTTCGACTCGATGCTGTCCCACAACCGGACCGTGTTCAGGCGCGGCTTCGAATCGCCCGTCGACAACTGAAACGGTCACTCGCGGTCCCGACGTACCTTCGGTGGGAACAAACACCACGGTCCCCTCTTCCAGTGGCGCTCCGTCGACTGTTACCGTCCCGGCGACCGCCGCGCGAACAGGGCCTGCAACTTTGTCGCTGCAGCCTGTGAAAAGACTGATGCAGAGAATCATCGCAGTTGAATAAAAGACGTGTCGTTTGCTTCTTATCAGGTCAGAATTCACCGACCACCTCGCCTCCGTTTCGAGTTGCCAAAGCGTCCAGTACTGTCGCGTCGATGTTGTCCGAAATAAAGCGACATGAGCCATCCGTCAGCCCAAATTGTACTCCGCCAACGTGGTCGCTGCGGAAGGCTTTGGTCCAGTTAGCGTCCCAAATGCCATCGTCGGCGATGTCGTGGATTGAATCCATACTGAGTTGTACAGGCCGTTGAACCGGGATAGGGCACGGACCAGTAAGTGAACGAAAACCGCGACTGTCCAGCACAAAGACTATCACTGGCGCCGAACTTGTAGTCCGGCAGATTATAGGATGTTTCGC
This portion of the Planctomycetaceae bacterium genome encodes:
- a CDS encoding PQQ-binding-like beta-propeller repeat protein, producing the protein MKRLITLGLGVLLSLEVFARPALAHDSWASFQNGGQVSLDTTAPTAGTKPRWTVELAGYGQSTPVVWHSHIYVTSIEGGNKDTCHVAAYSLTDGKQLWRHAISNATPHENNEYVSRAAPSPAADDAGVICLFEGGNLVALTHDGKIRWERNLVVDYGAIVARHGLAASVEQSADHVFIWMERSEEPYVVCLKKSSGETRWKVPGVGATSWASPRLVPVDGGQHLVLSASGSLMGLDPTDGSQLWKLEELTGNSTPTPMPLGDGKFLIGATVGRGESGSGRAAESNGMVQISRTADGIWKADYVWRARRATSSFASPIVHEGVALFVNREGVLYGLEAAAGDELFAKRLSGSSWATAIGLCNGSVLVPARDGKIDVVNGLKSDLTVTTLDPIPVAAKDKKDPVPAAGSPTNSGPPGSKAPVLYAAVVVRDSLLLRQGDRLICLALNSDDTAVSAP
- a CDS encoding DUF4198 domain-containing protein, yielding MINCLKTWCMRAAIALVAMPLTANAHFVWLVPTQVDGQPRVCVYFGEDAHDDNAEYLSRVSGVVVHRIVGTAAAEAVPLTKTDEQIFASCIEGGVYIASHDLGVMDRGDAKFRLLYYAKTGPKAGAAEWKSCVTSDNLVLDVVPELQGSQIAVTVTFREKPVANAELTVARPGAEDVNATTNDQGRAMFDVADAGVYSLRAKFVESVAGELNGKAYPETRHYSTVSLHVPTTNQPIQAVRLQDLPQPVTSFGAATLNDAVYTYGGHTGGAHSYSSGEQGNRLMKLSLKSGEWESLAEGPGLQGLALVAHDNRLYRVGGFSAMNEEGEEHDLWSQSDVSCFDPVDGQWHELPALPERRSSHDAAVVGDSIYVVGGWAMKGEGNSVWHTTAWKMNLTQQPLHWQPIASPPFQRRALATAAHNGRLYAIGGMQREGGPTTKSAIYDPASDTWSEGPALVVQEEAHPESESSGEESDNTSGRRRNMSGGMMTGFGASAFATGGYLYVTTVQGTLQRLSEDGTKWDVIAKTPTGRFFHRLLPLDDQHLIVIGGSNMSVGKYEEVEVISTQPQS